From Pseudomonas fluorescens, one genomic window encodes:
- a CDS encoding HAD family hydrolase codes for MLTALLFDLDGTLTDTDALHLQAVQELLLEEDGRAFSKAEFEAHVSGQANVNMCRYLFPERPVAEHEAFAERKEARFRQLSTHLKPIAGLERLLDFAEAQAIGVAVVTNAPRANAEHMLDALGLQARFEQMVVAEELSRAKPDPLPYLTGLARLNAAAEVSLAFEDSIPGLTAAVNAGIFTVGLVTSQRRETLLAAGAHLAIEDFNDPQLWAVIDRMLGR; via the coding sequence ATGCTCACTGCCTTGCTCTTCGACCTCGATGGCACCCTCACCGACACCGATGCCCTGCACTTGCAGGCCGTTCAGGAGCTCTTGCTGGAGGAAGACGGGCGTGCATTCAGCAAAGCCGAGTTCGAAGCCCATGTCAGCGGCCAGGCCAACGTCAACATGTGCCGCTACCTGTTCCCCGAACGCCCGGTGGCCGAACACGAAGCCTTTGCCGAGCGCAAGGAAGCGCGGTTTCGCCAGTTGTCGACACACTTGAAGCCAATTGCCGGACTGGAACGTCTGCTGGATTTCGCCGAAGCGCAGGCGATTGGCGTAGCGGTGGTGACCAATGCGCCCCGAGCCAATGCCGAGCACATGCTTGACGCCCTCGGCCTGCAAGCGCGCTTCGAGCAGATGGTGGTGGCCGAGGAACTGTCACGCGCCAAGCCCGATCCTCTGCCTTACCTGACCGGCCTGGCGCGCTTGAATGCCGCTGCCGAAGTCAGCCTGGCCTTTGAAGATTCGATCCCGGGCCTGACCGCCGCGGTCAACGCCGGAATTTTCACCGTCGGCCTGGTCACCAGCCAGCGCCGTGAAACGCTGCTGGCGGCGGGCGCACACCTGGCGATTGAAGACTTCAACGACCCGCAGCTATGGGCGGTGATCGATCGCATGCTCGGCCGCTGA
- the peaA gene encoding quinohemoprotein amine dehydrogenase subunit alpha — MKRKLRSGMSASLLALAACAALHAPQSMAARDAQSILKETCQGCHTPEADNALSRISHQRKTPEGWLMSIARMQTMHGLQISDDDRRTLVKYLADTQGLAPSETDGVRYALERRLNTVEQFDEQTSQMCGRCHSGARVALQRRPAQEWERLVNFHLGQWPSLEYQALSRDRDWFDLARKEMVPLLAKRYPLDNPAWKTWQKTAPKAETLAGDWSFSGHLPGKGELAGVMSVSSEGNDQFKVTVKGQYADGSPFNGDGSAILYSGYEWRGNVTVDGVVMRQVLAAKGTQLQGRMFEAEHDERGLDFTAAKHGSSQLLAVQPGYLKAGTETEVTLIGAGLQGKPDFGKGVEVLEVIAQSPEQIKVKLKAASDAKPGLRTVSVGALKGPSLSVYSNIAEIKVVPAFSVARIGDGGGSTPKVQGRFDAEAWGKGADGKPYRIGVFPAQWKVEAFDERAKEDEDVKFAGTMQADSGVFTPGDAGPNPARKMSTNNAGNLKVIAAVDDGGKSLTGEGQMIVTVQRWNNPPIP, encoded by the coding sequence ATGAAGAGAAAACTCCGATCAGGCATGAGCGCCAGTCTCCTGGCGCTTGCCGCGTGTGCCGCTCTGCATGCGCCGCAAAGCATGGCCGCGCGTGATGCCCAGAGCATCCTCAAGGAAACCTGCCAGGGCTGTCATACCCCGGAAGCGGACAACGCCCTGAGCCGCATCAGCCACCAGCGCAAGACCCCCGAGGGCTGGCTGATGAGCATTGCGCGGATGCAGACCATGCATGGTTTGCAGATCAGCGATGACGACCGCCGCACCCTGGTCAAATACCTGGCCGATACCCAGGGCCTGGCGCCGAGCGAAACGGATGGCGTGCGTTACGCCCTCGAGCGCCGACTGAACACGGTCGAGCAGTTCGACGAGCAGACCAGTCAGATGTGCGGTCGCTGCCACTCCGGTGCGCGGGTGGCCTTGCAACGCCGTCCGGCCCAGGAATGGGAGCGCTTGGTGAACTTCCACCTCGGCCAATGGCCGTCCCTGGAATACCAGGCGCTGTCGCGGGATCGCGACTGGTTCGACCTGGCGCGCAAAGAGATGGTGCCGTTGTTGGCCAAGCGTTATCCACTGGACAACCCGGCCTGGAAAACCTGGCAGAAAACCGCGCCCAAGGCCGAGACCCTGGCGGGCGACTGGAGCTTCAGCGGCCATTTGCCGGGTAAGGGCGAGCTGGCGGGTGTGATGAGCGTCAGCAGCGAGGGCAACGATCAGTTCAAGGTCACGGTCAAGGGCCAGTACGCCGACGGCAGTCCGTTCAATGGCGACGGCAGTGCGATCCTTTACAGCGGCTACGAGTGGCGCGGCAACGTGACGGTCGATGGCGTGGTCATGCGTCAGGTGCTAGCGGCCAAGGGCACGCAACTGCAAGGCCGGATGTTCGAGGCCGAGCACGATGAGCGCGGGCTCGACTTCACGGCCGCCAAACACGGCTCCAGCCAGTTGCTGGCGGTGCAGCCGGGTTATCTGAAGGCTGGCACCGAGACTGAAGTGACCCTGATCGGCGCGGGTCTGCAAGGCAAGCCGGACTTTGGCAAAGGCGTCGAAGTACTGGAAGTCATTGCGCAGAGTCCTGAGCAGATCAAAGTCAAACTCAAGGCCGCCAGCGATGCCAAGCCGGGCCTGCGGACCGTCAGCGTCGGCGCGCTGAAAGGACCGAGCCTGTCGGTTTACAGCAACATCGCCGAGATCAAGGTAGTGCCCGCGTTCTCCGTGGCGCGGATCGGCGATGGCGGTGGTTCGACGCCGAAAGTCCAGGGCCGTTTCGATGCCGAAGCCTGGGGCAAGGGTGCCGATGGCAAGCCGTATCGTATCGGGGTGTTCCCGGCGCAGTGGAAGGTCGAGGCCTTCGACGAGCGTGCCAAAGAAGACGAAGACGTCAAGTTTGCCGGCACCATGCAGGCCGACAGCGGCGTGTTCACACCGGGCGATGCCGGGCCGAATCCAGCGCGCAAAATGTCCACCAACAATGCCGGCAACCTCAAGGTGATCGCCGCCGTCGACGATGGGGGCAAGTCCCTGACCGGCGAAGGTCAGATGATCGTCACCGTGCAACGCTGGAACAATCCACCCATTCCATGA
- the peaB gene encoding quinohemoprotein amine dehydrogenase maturation protein, with protein sequence MGAILNLVERNLHEVQVDADRMLFHIPSSSLFASDELTGTIIDTLRGPGCSSDELIRRLGARFNGEEISETLRELMALELVSDGSPLTPDIATKRVERTAINTVVLNVNTGCNLSCTYCYKEDLDKPSAGKKMDVETAIASVEMLLRESPDEERFTVVFFGGEPLSNRKLIEYMVDYCEKRFAEAGKFVEFVMTTNATLLTEDTVDYLNAHRFGLSVSIDGPKTVHDRNRITVGGQGTYDVVRRKAEMLLSRYNSRPVGARVTLTTGVTDVETIWDHLFNELGFAEVGFAPVTSGDISSFNLSSEELVQVFANMKALGRRYLEAALEHRNIGFSNLHQLITDIHEGHKKALPCGAGLKMLAVDHKGELNLCHRFTGSTLPTFGNVHSGVKQMELNDFLSERLDRTNTGCNDCNIRNLCSGGCYHESYARYGDPTHPTYHYCELMRDWVDFGIEVYTRIMANNPAFISSYITPRKAH encoded by the coding sequence ATGGGCGCTATCTTGAATCTGGTCGAACGTAATCTGCACGAAGTGCAGGTCGATGCCGACCGCATGCTGTTTCACATCCCCAGCAGTTCGCTGTTCGCCAGCGATGAACTGACGGGCACCATCATCGATACGTTACGCGGCCCGGGCTGCTCGTCGGACGAACTGATCCGGCGCCTCGGCGCACGCTTCAACGGCGAGGAAATCAGCGAAACCCTGCGCGAGCTGATGGCCCTGGAACTGGTCAGCGACGGCTCGCCGCTGACCCCGGACATTGCCACCAAACGGGTCGAGCGCACGGCAATCAACACCGTGGTGCTCAACGTCAACACCGGCTGCAACCTGAGCTGCACCTACTGCTACAAGGAAGACCTCGACAAACCCTCGGCCGGCAAGAAGATGGACGTCGAAACCGCCATCGCCTCGGTGGAAATGCTCCTGCGCGAGTCACCGGACGAAGAGCGGTTTACGGTTGTGTTTTTTGGTGGGGAGCCGCTGAGCAATCGCAAGCTGATCGAGTACATGGTCGACTATTGTGAAAAGCGGTTTGCCGAGGCGGGCAAGTTCGTCGAATTCGTCATGACCACCAACGCCACGCTGCTCACCGAAGACACCGTGGACTACCTGAATGCCCACCGTTTCGGTTTGTCGGTGAGCATCGACGGGCCAAAAACCGTGCACGACCGCAACCGCATCACCGTGGGCGGGCAGGGTACCTATGATGTGGTGCGGCGCAAGGCCGAGATGCTCCTGTCGCGCTACAACAGTCGACCGGTGGGCGCTCGCGTGACCCTGACCACCGGGGTCACCGACGTCGAGACCATCTGGGATCACCTGTTCAACGAACTGGGTTTTGCCGAAGTCGGCTTCGCCCCGGTGACCTCTGGCGACATCAGTAGCTTCAACCTCAGCAGCGAAGAACTGGTGCAGGTGTTCGCCAACATGAAGGCCCTCGGTCGACGTTACCTGGAAGCAGCACTGGAGCATCGCAACATCGGTTTCTCCAACCTGCATCAGCTGATTACCGACATCCACGAGGGCCACAAGAAAGCCCTGCCGTGCGGTGCCGGGCTGAAGATGCTGGCGGTGGATCACAAGGGCGAACTCAACCTTTGCCACCGTTTCACCGGCTCGACGTTGCCGACCTTCGGCAACGTCCACAGCGGTGTGAAACAGATGGAGTTGAACGACTTCCTGTCCGAGCGCCTCGACCGCACCAACACCGGTTGCAACGACTGCAACATCCGCAACCTGTGTTCCGGTGGCTGCTATCACGAGAGCTATGCACGCTACGGCGATCCGACGCACCCGACTTACCACTACTGCGAACTGATGCGTGACTGGGTCGACTTCGGCATCGAGGTCTACACCCGGATCATGGCCAATAACCCTGCGTTCATCAGCAGTTACATCACTCCGCGCAAGGCTCACTGA
- the qhpC gene encoding quinohemoprotein amine dehydrogenase subunit gamma, producing MKHLKAINNKALKLDQAADENRIEEVVAMSSVAGCASTTDPGWEIDAFGGVSSLCQPMEADLYGCSDPCWWPAQVPDMMSTYPDWNKDAQASNDNWRNLGTVFPKDK from the coding sequence ATGAAACATCTCAAGGCAATCAATAACAAAGCGTTGAAGCTGGATCAGGCCGCGGACGAGAACCGCATCGAAGAAGTGGTGGCCATGAGCTCCGTGGCGGGGTGCGCATCGACCACCGACCCGGGTTGGGAGATCGATGCGTTCGGTGGCGTGTCGTCGCTGTGCCAGCCGATGGAGGCCGATCTCTACGGCTGCTCCGACCCTTGCTGGTGGCCAGCTCAGGTGCCGGACATGATGAGCACCTACCCGGACTGGAACAAGGATGCCCAGGCGTCCAACGACAACTGGCGCAACCTCGGCACTGTCTTCCCGAAAGACAAGTGA
- the peaD gene encoding quinohemoprotein amine dehydrogenase subunit beta — MHSIKACGLAAFALLSSCSLSVLADENLALNAGHEYMVTTNYPNNLHVIDLQTDTLYKTCKLADAFGPGTIQLSPDRKTAYVLNNHYADVYGVELDSCKQVFHASITQQPGEKARSMFAFTVSHDGKELYTIANPTRMLNDRYEVQAPRLDVYATDAGQDAKPVRSFPAPRQLTIMQSGDDGTLYVAGADVYKVDVKTGKFDVLIPSRHWKRPNYSAPDVLYVWNQQTYRHDFSLLYTAAKFKDKKQDPATAEYLYGLFSVDLKTGKTETTDFGPLTEIYFSGMRSPKDPNLMFGVLNRLAKYDIKEKKMLGAATLDHSYYCISFNKDGSKIYLAGTFNDVAIFDPETMKQIGSIKLPGGDMAITTAQIFTR; from the coding sequence ATGCACAGCATCAAAGCCTGCGGCCTGGCCGCGTTTGCCCTCTTGAGCAGCTGTTCGCTCAGTGTTTTGGCCGATGAAAACCTCGCGCTCAACGCTGGTCACGAATACATGGTGACCACCAATTACCCGAACAACCTGCACGTCATCGACCTGCAGACCGATACCCTGTACAAGACCTGCAAGCTGGCAGATGCGTTCGGCCCGGGGACCATCCAACTGTCGCCGGACCGCAAGACCGCCTACGTGCTGAACAACCACTACGCCGATGTCTACGGCGTCGAGCTGGACAGCTGCAAGCAGGTATTCCATGCGAGCATTACCCAGCAGCCGGGGGAAAAGGCGCGGTCGATGTTTGCCTTCACCGTCAGTCACGACGGCAAGGAGCTGTACACCATCGCCAACCCGACCCGCATGCTCAACGACCGCTACGAAGTCCAGGCGCCACGGCTTGATGTCTACGCCACCGACGCCGGTCAGGACGCCAAGCCGGTGCGCAGTTTCCCGGCGCCACGTCAGTTGACCATCATGCAGAGCGGCGATGACGGCACCTTGTACGTGGCCGGTGCGGATGTCTACAAGGTCGATGTGAAGACTGGCAAGTTTGACGTGCTGATCCCCAGCCGTCACTGGAAGCGCCCGAATTACAGTGCGCCGGACGTGCTCTACGTGTGGAACCAGCAGACTTACCGCCATGACTTCTCGCTGCTCTACACTGCGGCGAAATTCAAGGACAAGAAGCAGGACCCGGCCACCGCCGAATACCTCTACGGGCTATTCAGCGTCGATCTGAAAACCGGCAAGACCGAGACCACCGACTTCGGCCCGCTGACCGAAATCTACTTCAGCGGCATGCGCTCGCCGAAGGATCCGAACCTGATGTTCGGGGTGCTCAACCGCCTGGCCAAGTACGACATCAAGGAGAAAAAGATGCTCGGGGCGGCGACCCTCGACCACTCCTACTACTGCATTTCCTTCAACAAGGACGGCAGCAAGATCTACCTGGCCGGGACGTTCAACGACGTGGCGATCTTCGATCCCGAGACCATGAAGCAGATCGGCAGCATCAAGCTGCCGGGCGGCGACATGGCGATCACCACGGCGCAGATCTTTACCCGCTGA
- a CDS encoding lysozyme inhibitor LprI family protein: MRLAYFLALTPLLLSAAVQADDCANASTQGAMNECAAKQYKQADSQLNALYKQINSRLQDNPDSKKRLVSAQRAWVAFRDAECSFAASGVEGGSVYPMIYSGCLAELTEKRVAAFKNYLDCQEGDLSCPVR; encoded by the coding sequence ATGCGATTAGCTTATTTCCTGGCCCTGACACCGTTGCTGCTCAGTGCTGCTGTCCAGGCTGATGACTGCGCCAACGCCAGCACCCAAGGTGCGATGAATGAATGCGCTGCAAAGCAGTACAAGCAGGCCGACAGCCAGCTCAACGCCCTGTACAAGCAAATCAACAGCCGCTTGCAGGACAACCCTGACAGCAAGAAACGCCTGGTCAGCGCCCAGCGTGCCTGGGTGGCGTTCCGCGATGCCGAGTGCAGCTTCGCGGCCTCCGGAGTCGAGGGCGGCAGCGTTTATCCGATGATCTACAGCGGCTGCCTGGCCGAGCTCACGGAAAAGCGCGTGGCGGCATTCAAGAACTATCTCGATTGCCAGGAAGGTGACCTGAGCTGCCCGGTGCGCTGA
- a CDS encoding GFA family protein, with product MSPLRGSCLCQAIAYEVDQLDMPISHCHCHTCRKAHAAAFASTAGVMREHFRWTRGENLLACFESSPGKLRHFCPRCGSHLIAERPAQPHVIVRVATLDDDPGATPEAHIWISHAVPWLADRDLLECAQWQPKPGS from the coding sequence ATGAGCCCACTGCGCGGCAGTTGCCTGTGCCAGGCCATTGCCTACGAAGTCGATCAGCTCGACATGCCCATCAGCCATTGTCATTGCCACACCTGTCGCAAGGCCCACGCCGCGGCGTTTGCCTCGACCGCCGGAGTAATGCGTGAACACTTTCGCTGGACCCGGGGTGAGAACCTGCTGGCTTGCTTTGAATCCTCGCCCGGCAAGCTGCGACATTTCTGCCCACGCTGTGGCAGCCACTTGATCGCCGAACGCCCGGCCCAGCCCCATGTGATTGTCCGCGTGGCGACCCTGGATGACGACCCTGGCGCTACGCCCGAGGCCCACATTTGGATCTCCCATGCCGTGCCGTGGCTGGCCGACCGGGATCTACTCGAATGCGCGCAATGGCAACCGAAGCCCGGTAGCTGA
- a CDS encoding SRPBCC family protein — MHSSDRIERKILLKVPRSTVWRVVANAEAFGQWFGVALEGQRFVAGERTQGQITFKGYEHLLWDVQVMRVEPERVFAFRWHPYAVDPNIDYSNEPTTLVLFELEDREGGTLLKVVESGFDNIPESRRLKAFRMNSRGWDEQMSNIEKYLDQF, encoded by the coding sequence ATGCACAGTTCAGATCGTATCGAAAGAAAGATCCTGCTCAAGGTACCGCGTTCGACCGTGTGGCGGGTGGTGGCCAACGCTGAAGCCTTCGGTCAGTGGTTTGGCGTGGCGTTGGAGGGCCAGCGTTTTGTCGCTGGCGAGCGCACTCAGGGGCAGATTACCTTTAAGGGTTACGAACATCTGTTGTGGGATGTCCAGGTCATGCGGGTCGAGCCGGAGCGGGTATTTGCCTTTCGCTGGCACCCTTATGCGGTGGACCCGAACATCGACTACTCCAACGAGCCCACCACCCTGGTGCTGTTCGAGTTGGAGGACAGGGAGGGCGGCACTTTGCTGAAAGTCGTGGAGTCCGGCTTTGATAACATTCCCGAAAGCCGTCGCCTCAAGGCGTTTCGCATGAACAGTCGCGGCTGGGATGAGCAAATGAGCAACATCGAGAAGTACCTTGACCAATTCTGA
- a CDS encoding aminoglycoside phosphotransferase family protein, with protein MFEPYLSQWQLQADGAPIITLGSRLLPVRYQGKPAMLKIALNDEEKFGNRLMVWWRGDGAARVYAHDGDGLLMERAEGQRSLLHMAQHGEDDEASRIICTAVARLHLPRSSPLPPLASMKHWFRSLPPAAASHGGLLRQSLASADYLLATPQDIVVLHGDVHHNNILDFAERGWLAIDPKQVTGERTFDYANLICNPDLPSARDPLRFTRQVALVSEVAGLQPRRLLQWVLAFAGLSAAWFLEDDDRQAADAQLEVAGLAARALDAGSATGN; from the coding sequence ATGTTTGAGCCGTATCTGAGTCAATGGCAACTGCAGGCCGATGGCGCGCCGATCATCACCCTGGGCAGCCGCCTGTTACCGGTGCGCTACCAGGGCAAGCCGGCAATGCTGAAGATCGCCTTGAATGATGAAGAAAAGTTCGGCAACCGGTTGATGGTCTGGTGGCGTGGCGACGGCGCGGCGCGGGTGTATGCCCATGACGGCGACGGATTGCTGATGGAGCGCGCCGAGGGTCAGCGGTCGTTGCTGCACATGGCCCAGCACGGCGAGGACGACGAGGCCAGCCGAATCATCTGTACCGCCGTGGCACGCCTGCACCTTCCGCGCTCGTCGCCCTTGCCGCCGCTGGCAAGCATGAAGCACTGGTTTCGCTCACTGCCACCGGCCGCTGCCAGCCATGGCGGGCTGCTGCGCCAGAGCCTGGCCAGCGCCGACTATCTGCTCGCCACGCCGCAGGATATCGTCGTATTGCATGGCGATGTGCACCACAACAACATCCTCGATTTCGCCGAACGCGGCTGGCTGGCCATCGATCCTAAACAGGTCACCGGCGAGCGCACCTTCGACTACGCCAACCTGATCTGCAACCCTGACTTGCCCAGCGCCAGGGACCCACTGCGGTTTACCCGGCAAGTAGCGCTGGTGTCGGAGGTTGCAGGGTTGCAACCTCGGCGCCTGTTGCAATGGGTGTTGGCGTTTGCCGGATTGTCCGCCGCGTGGTTTCTTGAAGATGACGATCGGCAGGCGGCGGACGCTCAGCTGGAGGTCGCCGGACTCGCTGCGCGGGCATTGGACGCCGGATCAGCCACCGGCAACTGA
- the inhA gene encoding isonitrile hydratase, with translation MTLQIGFLVFPQVQQLDLTGPYDVLASLPEVKVHLVWKELAPVTASTGLILQPTTTFADCPDLDVLCVPGGSGVGPLMEDPQTLAFLQAKAAKARYVTSVCTGALVLGAAGLLQGKRATTHWAYHELLSLQGAIPVQERVVRDGNLLTGGGITAGIDFALNLAAELYGDDVAQLVQLQLEYAPAPPFASGDPRTAPASVLQQAKLKAADSLKQRTLVTERAAARLASVRS, from the coding sequence ATGACCTTGCAGATTGGTTTTCTGGTATTCCCCCAGGTGCAGCAGTTGGACCTGACGGGCCCTTATGACGTGCTGGCGTCGCTGCCGGAGGTGAAGGTGCATCTGGTCTGGAAGGAGTTGGCCCCGGTCACCGCCAGCACCGGCCTGATCCTCCAGCCGACCACGACCTTTGCCGACTGCCCGGACCTCGACGTGCTGTGCGTACCCGGTGGCAGCGGCGTCGGGCCCTTGATGGAGGATCCACAGACCCTGGCCTTCCTCCAGGCCAAGGCCGCCAAGGCGCGCTACGTCACCTCAGTCTGCACCGGCGCCCTGGTACTCGGCGCCGCCGGCCTGCTCCAGGGCAAACGGGCGACCACCCACTGGGCGTACCACGAATTGTTGAGCCTGCAAGGGGCGATCCCGGTGCAGGAGCGTGTGGTGCGCGACGGCAACCTGCTGACCGGCGGCGGGATCACCGCCGGTATCGACTTCGCCTTGAACCTGGCGGCCGAGTTGTATGGCGATGACGTCGCGCAGTTGGTGCAGTTGCAACTCGAGTACGCGCCGGCACCGCCGTTTGCCTCGGGCGATCCGCGCACGGCCCCTGCTTCTGTCCTGCAGCAGGCAAAGCTAAAGGCTGCCGACTCGCTCAAGCAACGCACGCTGGTTACCGAACGGGCGGCGGCGCGACTTGCCAGCGTCCGCAGCTGA
- a CDS encoding GlxA family transcriptional regulator: MSTTAKTIHVLAFANTQLLDVTGPLQVFASANDIAAQRGLPAPYQPRVIAENGGAVLSSAGLAMLADPLPDTPSDTLIISGGWGVYAAAQNPQLVDWVRQQAMRSRRVASVCTGAFLLAASGWLDGRRVVTHWSRCEQLAQQHPQLRVEPNPIFINDGPVWTSAGVTAGIDLSLALVEADLGRAMALEVARQLVVFLKRPGGQSQFSVTLDLQHQGKRFDDLHAWIAENLHLDLGIAALALQAGMSERSFIRHYRADTGQTPARAIERIRVETARRLLSDTGVPIKRIAVQCGFGSEETLRRSFLRAMGVVPQVYRERFSREAV; encoded by the coding sequence ATGTCGACGACCGCGAAAACCATTCACGTCCTGGCCTTTGCCAATACGCAATTGCTGGATGTCACCGGGCCGTTGCAAGTCTTTGCTTCGGCCAACGACATTGCCGCCCAACGCGGGCTGCCGGCACCTTACCAGCCGCGGGTGATCGCCGAGAACGGGGGCGCGGTGCTGTCTTCGGCCGGGTTGGCGATGCTCGCCGATCCGCTGCCGGACACGCCGTCCGATACGCTGATCATCTCCGGTGGCTGGGGTGTCTACGCTGCCGCGCAAAACCCGCAGTTGGTCGACTGGGTGCGCCAGCAGGCCATGCGTTCGCGGCGAGTGGCCTCGGTGTGCACCGGGGCGTTCCTGCTGGCAGCCAGTGGTTGGCTCGACGGGCGGCGGGTGGTCACCCACTGGAGCCGCTGCGAGCAGTTGGCGCAGCAACACCCGCAACTGCGCGTGGAGCCGAATCCGATCTTTATCAACGATGGCCCGGTCTGGACTTCGGCCGGGGTCACCGCAGGCATCGACCTGTCGCTGGCGCTGGTGGAGGCCGACCTGGGCCGTGCCATGGCGCTGGAGGTGGCGCGCCAGTTGGTGGTGTTCCTCAAGCGGCCGGGCGGTCAGTCGCAGTTCAGCGTGACCCTCGACCTGCAACATCAGGGCAAGCGCTTTGACGACCTGCACGCCTGGATCGCGGAAAACCTGCACCTGGATCTGGGGATCGCGGCGCTGGCGCTGCAGGCCGGCATGAGCGAGCGCAGTTTCATCCGCCACTACCGCGCCGACACCGGCCAGACCCCGGCTCGCGCCATCGAGCGAATCCGCGTCGAAACCGCGCGTCGTTTACTCAGCGACACCGGCGTGCCGATCAAGCGCATCGCCGTGCAGTGTGGTTTCGGCAGCGAAGAAACCCTGCGTCGCAGTTTCCTGCGGGCCATGGGCGTGGTCCCGCAGGTCTACCGCGAACGGTTTTCCCGTGAGGCTGTGTAG